The DNA window GCCGTCATGCATGAATCCCAGTTGCGGACACGTACACCTTCAGTACCCTTAACCTCATCCTGAATGTCAAAACACCAGCAGGTGGGGCAGGCATAGGTACAGGTACCACAGTTGATGCAGCCGAAGAGAATATCCTTCCAGAAGGGTGCTTCATAAAGATCCATGATGGTCTTACCACCGATCTTATTGTAGCTCACTTTAGAAGTGATGGCAGCTTCTGCTTTTGCCTTGAGATCTTCCACGGTTTTGGCAACATCTGCGCCTGCA is part of the Desulfobotulus mexicanus genome and encodes:
- a CDS encoding 4Fe-4S dicluster domain-containing protein, with translation AGADVAKTVEDLKAKAEAAITSKVSYNKIGGKTIMDLYEAPFWKDILFGCINCGTCTYACPTCWCFDIQDEVKGTEGVRVRNWDSCMTALFTHHASGHNPREHEWERTRQRFMHKLKYFLDKYDAGLMCVGCGRCVEQCPANIDIRTVCNTMND